A DNA window from Patagioenas fasciata isolate bPatFas1 chromosome 1, bPatFas1.hap1, whole genome shotgun sequence contains the following coding sequences:
- the TXN2 gene encoding thioredoxin, mitochondrial: protein MAQRLVLRRLLSLTPRTLPLQGQRALPDPLAPCGPLAPHSRAFGSSAACGNTFNVQDGSDFQDRVVNNPKPVVVDFHAQWCGPCKILGPRLEKMVAKQEGKVLMAKVDIDDHTDLAIEYEVSAVPTVLAMKNGDVVDKFVGIKDEDQLEAFLKKLIGA from the exons ATGGCCCAGCGGCTGGTGCTCCGGCGGCTGCTGTCCCTCACCCCCAGGACATTGCCCCTGCAGGGGCAGCGGGCGCTCCCTGACCCCCTGGCACCGTGTGGCCCCCTAGCTCCGCACAGCAGAGCCTTTGGCTCCTCAGCAGCCTGTGGGAACACCTTCAATGTGCAGGATGGCAGCGACTTCCAGGACCGGGTGGTGAACAATCCCAAACCCGTTGTGGTGGACTTCCATGCACA GTGGTGTGGCCCCTGCAAGATCCTGGGCCCCAGGTTAGAGAAGATGGTGGCCAAGCAAGAGGGGAAGGTGCTGATGGCCAAAGTGGACATTGATGATCACACAGACCTTGCTATTGAGTACGAG GTGTCAGCAGTGCCAACTGTGCTGGCTATGAAGAACGGAGACGTCGTGGATAAGTTTGTGGGGATAAAGGACGAGGATCAGCTGGAGGCATTCCTCAAGAAACTCATTGGAGCCTGA